The sequence below is a genomic window from Lycium ferocissimum isolate CSIRO_LF1 chromosome 9, AGI_CSIRO_Lferr_CH_V1, whole genome shotgun sequence.
CTGGGCGGCATCAACCCCGATAGGTGGTGGTCGACGTCTCAATCGGGGCCAGACTTGGGTGATCAATGCCCCGAGGGGCACTAAGATGGCACGTATATGGGGCCGAACTGGATGCAACTTTAATGCTGCAGGTAGGGGTTCGTGCCAGACCGGTGATTGCGGTGGGGTCCTACAGTGCACTGGGTGGGGTAAACCCCCAAACACCTTGGCCGAATACGCCTTGGACCAGTTCAGCAACCTAGATTTCTGGGACATTTCTTTAGTTGATGGATTCAACATTCCCATGACTTTCGCCCCGACCAACCCCAGTGGTGGGAAATGCCACGCAATTCATTGCACGGCCAATATAAATGGTGAATGCCCTCGCCCCCTTAAGGTTCCTGGAGGATGTAATAACCCTTGTACCACGTTTGGAGGACAACAATATTGTTGCACGCAAGGTCCATGTCGTCCTACAGAGTATTCaaagtttttcaagaaaagatGCCCTGATGCCTATAGCTACCCACAAGATGATCCTTCAAGCACTTTTACTTGCCCTAGTGGTAGTACAAATTATAGGGTTGTCTTTTGTCCTAACGGTGTTACTGGCCCAAATTTCCCCTTGGAGATGCCTGGAAGTGATGAAGTGGCTAAGTAAATTTGAGTTTCTATACTCTGTTTAAATTGCTTGAAGTGGTCAAGTGATATATGCTGTAATAAGCCTAAGAACTGAATAAGagtcacatcataacacatgtaCTTTTGTCTTGATTTTTATGAAATCAACAGTGCATTTGGATAactatttttatgtttttgttttctttttaatttttagtgaAGTCTTAAGCCTTGGATCAATAAACCAACAAAAAAGTATTGATAATGTCCTGGCTAATTATGGTAAAGGGGAAGTTTTTGCTTTTGAATTTCGATTAATTAAATTTATCGCCTAGAATATTTCCACGATATAACACGATTTATTACTATTAACTCGATGCTTCTTGTTAGACGTGATCAATGAGAATTAATTAATGGGAGCAGACCGATAAAATAACAATAGTTATAAATACATTCTAGCACAGGCCCCAGATGTGGAGAATATAAAATGGTAGGGATAAGAATTAAGATAAAGTATTAGGAGCTCATTATTTTAAGGTCTATAGTCAATAgatgaaaatatttatttataggCGGCTTTTAGAACATTTTCAAGTACGTAAGTAACTGAATGATGCTGCACGTGCTACTTGAATTCTATGCAGCAAACTCTGCAAATAAGCAAAATCATTGACACAATggaaaatattaatattattattcatTTCAGTCTATTTTATATTGCACTATTTCTTTATTAATACATCTAAAAAGAAATGATTATAAATGTGTATGTAaaaacttcacttttttttttacctgtAACGGTATGTTTTTAATCTCATGCCATATCTAAGATCATAAATTTCGCTTTTTATCTCTAACAATATGTTTTTAGAGATATAAAAAAATCTCAAGACATatttaaaatcacaaatttcataaaaaattatttttgttttaaacttCATGTCTAATCAAATTATGTCACATAAAATTGGAACGAGTGGGTAATGTTTATCTGTGTTCCATTATATGATTGTGTCAATGCCTCACTGGCTATGAGAGAGTCACTACGCCCATTCTTTACTTTACACCCAATCAAtagtaaatatttattctcaTCAGGGGTTCACATAAAATCAAGACAACTTATTatagttaattaatttaatgaaatggtaatatattttaattaattgtgattaaATACTAATTATGTATATTCTAACTCATGgtatgtatttattgatttgatgtatATACAAATTGATAAGTGTTTGCCCCAAGTGAACTACTTGATTTGGCCTTAACATAAATTGGTGGAATGAAatgacttattttgaaaatatagtAATCATAAATTAATGAACCACCAAGCAACGTAATGGCCCCACGCACCTATATCCTCAACCCCATTTTCTTGACTTTTGACTGTAGATGCACATAAGTATTCTTTTAATTATCCacttggcattttttttttctattaattATATATCCACTTGTTATATGTGTGTTCTAATGGTGGAGATttgggaggaaaaaaaaaaaaagcctctTGTGTACTATCAATAaccgaacatcaaaagccactAGCTAGACTATAAGGTCGAAACCacattctttttcaaaagaTAATTTGGAAATAACTAACGAACTAATACATCGTAGTTAGAGAATAAGTCAAACTCAACGGCATTTATATAGAAGACaatgaagtagaattgtgaaattttTGGTACAGAATATTACCTCTATATAAGGTTTATATATGCAACATGAATTTGAGTTATTTGGTGGATTTCGAATATGAGACTCTTTTCAAGAATAAGAAAAAGGGCGGGTGAAACTATTTAAATATCTCTTGATATTGATCTGTCATTtccaaacaaaaaaatcaatcaaTATTCAAGATGAGGCTAAGTAGATAAATACTACTATGTCAAGGACTTTGCTTATTATTTTCAGGAGTAGTTGTGTAAAAGTCATGGAGCATGCATCATGAGGTGCTAAAATACACGTTGTGGTGGAATGAtaatatttatgtttattttttattgaatatTCTTTTTTGGAAAGGAGCACTTCATCCTCAAGTGAGATTTTTCCAACGCGAATTTGAGTTAGCCGAGCTCAAAACAGATATTGAACATTGAGGGTTTGAAAATGTTCTAAAAGTTGCTTATAAAAAAGATTTTCATCTCTTAACTTATTATGACCTGTCACAAGATCTCCTGAAGTAATTTTATCTTGTCCCTACCTGCAATTTTATATTTTCAGATCTGGGTATTGTAGAATGTAATCaagactattttttttaattcctgcTTTTGGTCTAAGGTTTAAGactttaataattataattaaaaataaaaaataaaatgaaactccAAATGCATGCGCTCTTGagtgaaaatttaaaataccaTGTGCAAGACAAACTACAATATGTGATCGATTGATCGATGGTTATTCGTATCTTAGCCACCTCAAgaaacaaaattaaaagaaatgtgCATGGGGGAATACAAAGACAAATAATGACCAAAATTCaagcaaataaaacaagaaagagaTGGCTCCTCTTATGAATCTACTTAATTAAGCCACTTCAAGAGTACTTGTAGGCATCTCCAATGGAAAATTTGTTGTTTCATTGTGAGTAGCGCCATAAGGACAGAACATAACCTTGTAATCTGTAGTCCAACTCTGGCAAGTAAATGTGCTTGTAGGATCATCTTGAGGGTAACTATAGGCATCGGGGCATCTTTGTTTGAACCATCTTGACAACTCTGTAGGACCACATGGACCTTGGGTGCAACAATATTGTTGTCCTCCGAATGTGGTACATGGGTTGTTACATCCTCCGGGTACCCTAAGTTGACCAGGGCATTCACCATTTATATTGGCAGTACATTGAATTCCGTGACATTTTCCAGGCCCAGGCTTAGTTGGTCCAAAAGACATGGGAATGTTGAATCCATCAATTACAGAAATGTCCCAGAAATCTAGGTTGCTGAATTGGTTCAAGGCGTATTCGGCCAAGGTATTTGGTGGTTTACCCCATCCTTTACATTCCAGGACACCACCACAGTCACCAGTCTGACACGAACCTCTACCAGCACCATCGAAGTTGCAATTAGTACGGCCCCATATACGTGCCATTTTAGTACCTGGTGGGGCCCAGAACCACCAACTTTGACCTCTCTCAAGACGTTTGCCACCGCCTATGGGGGTTGCTGCCGCCCAGACTGTGTATGGGCAGTTGTTATGGACCTCAAATACGCCGGAAGCATAAGTATAAGTCACAAAGGCAAGGAGTAAGAACACTAAACAAGTTGTCAAGTGACTCATTTTAGTGGACATTTTAGTAAGAAGAAGATTTGAGTGTTGGATATATTGAAATTTGAGTTAGGGGAATATATAGGGGTATGGCGGCTTTTTGCACTATGGACATAAAGCATTTTAATAATGACACTTGATTTattaatatatagatatatataaataatcttTAAAGATGCTTTTGCAAAGGTAGATTGCTAGGCGGCTAAATGAAAGGGCCTGACAATATTATTATGAACAATGTACATATAAAGaagcaaaataatttttttggggatAATCTGATAATGCTCACGAGCAAACTTTGTAGCGAAAATATCTCCGCTTGAAACGAAAAGCCGCCAATATAATATACAGCCTACAAGTAATATGTTTTGTTCACACTGGTCATAGACATGAGTCCGGAatcaaaatgcccccaaaaaaattattttgaaccaaaataccttaacaaaaaaaaaatgttacaaaagtacctttagcgcagtaaaatactgcgctaaagcacttaaccgtaacggcctcgttaagtgctttagcgcagtattttactgcgctatagcagTTAACTGG
It includes:
- the LOC132030490 gene encoding osmotin-like protein OSML81, producing the protein MANLRSSFVFFLLAFVTYTHAATIEVRNNCPYTVWAASTPIGGGRRLNRGQTWVINAPRGTKMARIWGRTGCNFNAAGRGSCQTGDCGGVLQCTGWGKPPNTLAEYALDQFSNLDFWDISLVDGFNIPMTFAPTNPSGGKCHAIHCTANINGECPRPLKVPGGCNNPCTTFGGQQYCCTQGPCRPTEYSKFFKKRCPDAYSYPQDDPSSTFTCPSGSTNYRVVFCPNGVTGPNFPLEMPGSDEVAK
- the LOC132030489 gene encoding osmotin-like protein, yielding MSTKMSHLTTCLVFLLLAFVTYTYASGVFEVHNNCPYTVWAAATPIGGGKRLERGQSWWFWAPPGTKMARIWGRTNCNFDGAGRGSCQTGDCGGVLECKGWGKPPNTLAEYALNQFSNLDFWDISVIDGFNIPMSFGPTKPGPGKCHGIQCTANINGECPGQLRVPGGCNNPCTTFGGQQYCCTQGPCGPTELSRWFKQRCPDAYSYPQDDPTSTFTCQSWTTDYKVMFCPYGATHNETTNFPLEMPTSTLEVA